A stretch of the Lolium perenne isolate Kyuss_39 chromosome 3, Kyuss_2.0, whole genome shotgun sequence genome encodes the following:
- the LOC127338946 gene encoding L-type lectin-domain containing receptor kinase IX.1-like, with the protein MASHLVLLFLSAVVALLCGAEVCHGGRLPFCSTTGNYTDGSQFKKNLEELLHSLSESAARSSWFNTSTVGTGGDQVFGLIMCYADRNATECLDCLAAAPERTVTLCRGSRNASANYDACLLHYSDTRFFASTDFTYGADAADEMIMSSSPNTTDVEAMSPVRSQLMEELMEKAGDRPERFYNYSLPYRDAVLGTDVISGLAQCTRDLAPSECNRCISGCYYPYVPTFFSNRTAGSIKGYSCYLRYQLGAIDITPPPAQATLALPPPAVPASTSSPTPGRLAIKLYVGSASFIVIFFVTLLLVRQWRNQAKIHVDDTLSDDELALEDDFEKGTGPRRFRSRELSLATDNFSDDRKLGEGGFGSVYRGFLGESKLEVAVKRVSKGSKQGKKEYVSEVRIISRLRHRNLVQLIGWCHGGGELLLVYDLMPNGSLDTHLYHSENILPWKVRYEVILGLGSALVYLHQEWEQCVLHRDIKPSNIMLDAPFNTKLGDFGLARLVNHGQGPYTTGLAGTMGYMDPECVVTGRTSVESDIYSFGVVLLEIACGRRPAVSREEAGDVIHLVQWVWDSWECGRTLEVADVRLNKQFDDREMECVITVGLWCAHPDRNMRPSIKQAVNMLQFESPLPSLPLKMEIIATFKPSFHTFVSASQLTGGR; encoded by the exons ATGGCTTCCCACCTTGTACTTCTCTTTCTCTCCGCCGTCGTTGCCTTGCTCTGCGGCGCGGAAGTTTGTCACGGCGGCCGGCTGCCGTTCTGCTCGACAACCGGCAACTACACCGACGGCAGCCAGTTCAAGAAGAACCTCGAGGAGCTCCTCCACAGCCTCTCGGAATCCGCCGCAAGATCGAGCTGGTTCAACACCAGCACCGTCGGGACGGGCGGCGACCAGGTGTTCGGCCTCATCATGTGCTACGCCGACCGCAACGCCACCGAGTGTCTGGACTGCCTAGCCGCGGCGCCGGAGAGGACGGTGACGCTGTGCCGGGGCAGCCGGAACGCGAGCGCCAACTACGACGCGTGCCTGCTCCACTACTCGGACACGCGCTTCTTCGCTTCAACCGACTTCACCTACGGTGCCGACGCCGCCGACGAAATGATAATGTCGTCGTCTCCCAACACCACGGACGTGGAAGCCATGAGCCCCGTGAGGTCGCAGCTGATGGAGGAGCTCATGGAGAAGGCCGGCGACAGGCCAGAGCGGTTCTACAACTACAGCCTGCCATACAGGGACGCGGTGCTGGGCACGGACGTGATCAGTGGGCTGGCGCAGTGCACGCGGGACCTGGCGCCCAGCGAGTGCAACCGGTGCATCTCCGGCTGCTACTACCCGTATGTGCCGACCTTTTTCTCGAACAGGACCGCAGGGAGCATCAAGGGATACAGCTGCTACCTGAGGTACCAGCTCGGCGCGATCGATATCACCCCGCCGCCGGCGCAGGCAACTCTGGCCCTGCCGCCCCCGGCTGTGCCTGCGTCCACGTCGTCTCCAACGCCAGGAA GGCTTGCGATCAAGCTGTACGTCGGGTCGGCGTCCTTCATCGTGATCTTCTTCGTGACCTTGCTCCTCGTGCGGCAATGGAGAAACCAGGCTAAGATCCATGTCGACGATACGCTCTCGGATGACGAGCTGGCCCTGGAAGACGACTTCGAGAAAGGGACCGGGCCAAGGCGGTTTCGGTCCAGGGAGCTGTCCCTTGCAACCGATAACTTCTCCGACGACAGGAAGCTCGGGGAAGGTGGCTTCGGATCCGTGTATAGAGGATTCCTCGGGGAATCAAAACTTGAGGTTGCTGTCAAGAGAGTGTCCAAGGGCTCCAAGCAGGGGAAGAAGGAGTACGTCTCTGAGGTGAGGATCATAAGCCGGCTTCGGCACCGGAACCTCGTGCAGCTCATCGGCTGGTGTCATGGCGGCGGAGAGCTGCTCCTTGTCTATGACCTCATGCCCAACGGAAGTCTTGACACTCATCTGTACCATTCTGAAAACATACTGCCGTGGAAAGTGAG GTATGAGGTTATTCTCGGACTAGGCTCGGCCCTCGTCTACCTGCATCAGGAATGGGAGCAATGTGTTCTGCATCGGGACATCAAACCGAGCAATATAATGCTAGATGCACCGTTCAACACCAAGCTTGGCGACTTTGGCTTGGCAAGACTCGTGAACCACGGACAAGGACCGTACACTACAGGTCTTGCCGGAACTATGGGCTACATGGACCCCGAGTGTGTGGTCACCGGGAGGACAAGTGTCGAATCCGATATCTACAGCTTTGGTGTTGTCCTCCTAGAGATCGCCTGTGGCAGGCGGCCCGCGGTGTCTCGGGAAGAAGCCGGGGACGTAATCCATCTTGTGCAGTGGGTTTGGGATTCATGGGAATGTGGAAGGACCCTAGAAGTCGCCGATGTGCGTCTCAATAAACAGTTCGATGACCGTGAGATGGAGTGTGTCATCACCGTCGGCCTCTGGTGCGCACATCCTGACCGTAACATGAGACCATCAATTAAGCAGGCGGTGAACATGCTGCAGTTCGAGTCCCCACTGCCAAGTCTTCCCCTAAAGATGGAGATTATTGCAACCTTCAAGCCGTCATTCCACACGTTCGTTTCTGCTTCTCAACTGACGGGAGGCAGATGA
- the LOC127345942 gene encoding probable gamma-secretase subunit PEN-2, whose amino-acid sequence MEARVAAGAPRVDEESGLLPRPRAPAAGGRRPPSSFAAAPRRAPPPPPAIWATVDGPLGMPLEDAEGHARRFFLWGFACLPFLWAINCCYFWPVLRSPKASSPAAFAPIRPYVVKSAIGFTIFAAVLLTWATTFIIGGERLFGPVWNDLVMYNVADKLGLTGFMG is encoded by the exons ATGGAGGCGAGGGTTGCAGCAGGAGCGCCCCGAGTCGACGAGGAGTCCGGGCTGCTCCCCCGGCCCCGCGCTCCGGCGGCCGGCGGCCGGCGCCCGCCTTCCTCCTTTGCGGCCGCCCCGCGCCGCGCGCCCCCTCCGCCGCCGGCGATCTGGGCGACGGTGGACGGGCCCCTGGGGATGCCGCTGGAGGACGCGGAGGGCCACGCGCGGCGCTTCTTCCTCTGGGGCTTCGCGTGCCTCCCCTTCCTCTGGGCCATCAACTGCTGCTACTTCTGGCCCGTCCTCCGCTCCCCCAAGGCCTCCTCGCCCGCCGCCTTCGCCCCCATCCGCCCCT ATGTTGTTAAATCTGCAATTGGCTTCACCATCTTTGCTGCGGTTCTCCTCACATGGGCCACGACTTTCATCATCGGAGGCGAGCGGTTGTTCGGGCCAGTGTGGAATGATCTCGTGATGTACAATGTCGCAGACAAACTTGGTCTCACCGGATTCATGGGTTAG
- the LOC127338947 gene encoding uncharacterized protein has translation MGGAGGGGDRLRRRVDIVDIASPSTSVEVNLSVVHAMYELQGWADLPDGLLHSIVALLCSFPDLHAFSSTSRSWRAAFSSYPSKQTFSTLFPPLLLQPDIPWCSPCPYPISNSFVPRLCHVTDIMNEDTYCCCQIPLFAQINTPLSPLDEFCFRGSSYGHLILSSKTSCLLVDVFTGVTVSPPQLPVNQATHIYYGALTAPLASPDSHLIVSTDNHNLFWHVGDRSWSGRSLPNGRLTQIVVFEGKVFGMDAERNIFTVHLSPLIHIQEISVSFEERVIRRRLGIAWLVACTDMLLLVGCQGSSYVRTGQTFEAFRLDLSTEPATWVKVDILQNRAIFLGSDERSRPFCCMNPERWGGKSNCLYYYTNNRKNWTAVELGEPLKGHASNTSIFMFTSCFTMLTPMWVVPSKFSS, from the exons ATGGgcggcgccggaggaggaggagatcgcctccgccgccgcgtcGACATCGTCGACATCGCTTCTCCATCCACTTCAGTCGAG GTCAACCTGTCCGTGGTCCATGCAATGTATGAGCTTCAAGGTTGGGCAGATCTCCCTGATGGCCTGCTTCACTCAATCGTTGCTCTGTTGTGCTCCTTCCCTGACCTTCATGCCTTCTCTTCTACCTCCCGCTCTTGGCGTGCTGCCTTTTCCTCGTACCCTTCCAAACAAACATTTTCGACACTCTTCCCACCTCTTCTCTTACAACCCGATATCCCTTGGTGCTCTCCTTGTCCTTACCCTATTAGCAACAGCTTTGTACCTCGCCTATGTCATGTCACTGATATAATGAACGAAGACACCTACTGTTGCTGTCAGATTCCCCTTTTTGCTCAGATAAATACCCCACTGAGTCCACTGGATGAGTTCTGTTTCAGGGGTTCTTCTTATGGTCATCTCATTTTGTCTAGCAAAACATCATGTCTCCTTGTTGATGTGTTCACAGGTGTTACTGTTTCACCTCCACAATTACCAGTCAACCAAGCGACTCATATCTACTATGGCGCCCTGACAGCCCCTCTAGCATCACCCGACTCACATCTCATTGTCTCGACTGATAATCACAATTTATTTTGGCATGTCGGTGATCGCTCTTGGTCAGGACGTTCTCTTCCCAATGGAAGGCTCACCCAGATCGTGGTTTTCGAAGGCAAGGTCTTTGGCATGGATGCTGAGCGCAATATCTTCACGGTGCACTTGTCACCCCTGATTCACATACAAGAAATATCAGTTTCTTTTGAAGAGCGTGTCATCAGGAGGCGTCTTGGCATCGCATGGTTGGTGGCGTGCACTGACATGCTTCTCTTGGTTGGCTGTCAGGGATCATCTTATGTAAGAACAGGGCAAACCTTTGAAGCATTCCGCCTTGACCTATCAACTGAACCTGCAACTTGGGTGAAGGTTGACATTTTGCAGAATAGGGCGATCTTCCTTGGCAGTGACGAGAGAAGCCGGCCATTCTGTTGCATGAACCCAGAGAGATGGGGAGGAAAGAGCAATTGCTTATACTACTATACTAACAATCGAAAAAATTGGACTGCAGTTGAGTTGGGTGAGCCGCTGAAGGGACATGCATCAAATACAAGCATATTTATGTTCACATCTTGTTTCACTATGCTGACACCTATGTGGGTTGTGCCCAGCAAGTTCTCTTCGTGA